The genome window AGGCATTGTACCCCAGCTACAGTAGGTGTTCCTCAATCAACTTGTATTTAGACTAACCATTCATGCACACTTAAACTTTTAACAATTCATGCACACCTAAACTTTTTTATAAAGACTTGTCCACAGTATCATGGCCTGAAAGGCTCACACTTGATATGcttgacagaaacattgtgtcCACTGTTAACCTGGGCTGTAAATTGGACTTGAAGACCATAGCTCTGCGAGCAAGAAATGCTGAATACAACCCCAAGGTAAGGCCCAGGGAATGATGCACACCCAAATCTCAACACGCCAACTCGGCTCAATAAACTACTTTAGTGGCAGTTGATCAAGAGTATTGCTTTGCTTCAAAGAAGGCTCCTGAGCAGATATCGGTAATTGATATGCAAACGCTTCAAATCTCCAGCGATTTGCTGCTGTTATCATGAGAATACGAGAGCCGAGGACCACGGCCTTAATCTTCAGCTCTGGGAAGATGGTCTGCACTGGAGCAAAGAGGTCAGTCTCCCTGCTTTAATCTCTTTTGCTAAAATACTAGAGTTGGtaaacctttttattttttaaagccACACTAATTAGGACTGATTGAATCAAGGTAAGGGAATTATTCAGCATTTATTCTTGTTCTCCTCATTCCTTCCTCAATGTCCTCTCCCATTGTAGTGAGGAGCAGTCTCGGTTGGCAGCCAGGAAGTATGCCAGAGTGGTTCAAAAACTGGGTTTCCCAGCCAAGTTCCTGGACTTCAAAATCCAGAACATGGTGGGCAGCTGTGATGTCAAGTTCCCCATCCGGTTAGAGGGCCTAGTACTCACCCATCAGCAGTTCAGCAGGTCAGTCATTGTACTGTTTCTTTCACTTGACCATAATGCTGACAAGTTGCATGGGGCGAATTCTGTGATATAAGCTGCACATGTAAGTAATGTGACATTATTTATTAATAATGGTTGAATAACTTTTCTGTGTTTCAGTTATGAGCCTGAGCTTTTCCCTGGGCTGATTTACAGAATGATCAAGCCCAGAATCGTCTTGTTAATATTTGTGTCTGGGAAGGTTGTTTTAACAGGTGAGTTTATATGAAAATGTATGGATTTTGTGGTTAACTAAACCCATTGAGGGAAATGTAAGGCCCTCTGAAATGTAATAACCCTTTACATGCAAGTTCTACAGTGTATTTACTGCAGTCTCATCTTCTCTTCAAGGTGCTAAAGTGAGAGCAGAGATCTACGAAGCCTTTGAAAACATCTACCCCATCTTGAAAGGATTCCGTAAGACTACGTAGACCTGACTATGGTTTTATTGTTTTATATTTGTAGTTGCAGCAGGATGTTGTCAAGGATGCTCTCTTGGACTCTGATTGGGCCCTTTCATAGTGGGCCCCTTCCACTCACTTACATCAGTGATTGGTTGGGCCCACTGGGCAGATAGTTTTTCTGTTtcattgttttaaaatgacttCCACTCTTTTATTGAATGAGAAACAGCATGAAAGGCTGTAGTCTCTAAGCAATTTATTTTTGTAAAGTAGGTTTAATTGTTGGAATTGCAAGGCATGTGGTTTCCACACATTCCTTACAAGACAAAATTCAAGACTCAAAACGTATCAATGGTCTCTGGCAGTTTTATAGATCGACTCATGAAGTATTGTTTATTGATATGGTGTTCCAGGACGTTGTTTTAAGTTTGAGATTATTTTACAAAGCATCCCCTCCCAACTTAATAGGGTTCACTAATGTATGTGTGGATTCAGCTTTTGAGCCAACACTGTG of Hypomesus transpacificus isolate Combined female chromosome 11, fHypTra1, whole genome shotgun sequence contains these proteins:
- the LOC124473545 gene encoding TATA-box-binding protein, whose product is MDQNNSLPPFAQGLASPQGAMTPSLPIFSPMMPYGSGLTPQPVQNTNSLSLLEEQQRQQQASAQQAGGIPGASGQTPQLYHSQAVTTTTNLPGNTPLYTTPLTPMTPVTPATPASESSGIVPQLQNIVSTVNLGCKLDLKTIALRARNAEYNPKRFAAVIMRIREPRTTALIFSSGKMVCTGAKSEEQSRLAARKYARVVQKLGFPAKFLDFKIQNMVGSCDVKFPIRLEGLVLTHQQFSSYEPELFPGLIYRMIKPRIVLLIFVSGKVVLTGAKVRAEIYEAFENIYPILKGFRKTT